The Deltaproteobacteria bacterium genome includes a region encoding these proteins:
- a CDS encoding SMP-30/gluconolactonase/LRE family protein: MRKNSAPSRFFKAFSLLAAVLAFLPAFSSCGKGVKFAPAPAGDQWGHPYVAGMKGVENLVFDGQGLMFVTGLDGTLYRVEPTKDPFQGRITDSIKLGSMCLGIAVAPDGSLYVAAENEKEKRRIFRVSRDFSVISPVSPFISGLNGMVADKAGNLYFAASNESPFEPSGRILKAVLGKDESFQNPEVFLEGAGLVNGLAFSPDEGTLYFTETLSGVFALNMATRKKEQIWKPSGWLPVVDDLAVALDGTVWVCYNSKEALLPIRDRKPAEVLHQVPEMGAPSSCRFGKGPGFRPDCLYVTEFGLKGRSFTKNGRGVWMFPVSAQ, from the coding sequence ATGCGTAAAAATTCCGCCCCCAGCCGGTTCTTCAAGGCGTTTTCGCTCCTGGCCGCAGTTTTGGCGTTTCTCCCGGCTTTCTCCTCCTGCGGCAAGGGCGTGAAATTCGCCCCGGCCCCGGCAGGCGACCAGTGGGGGCATCCATACGTGGCCGGGATGAAGGGGGTGGAAAATCTCGTTTTCGACGGCCAGGGCCTCATGTTCGTCACCGGCCTCGACGGCACACTATACCGGGTGGAGCCCACCAAGGACCCCTTTCAGGGACGCATAACAGACTCCATCAAGCTCGGCTCCATGTGCCTGGGAATAGCCGTTGCCCCGGACGGCTCCCTTTACGTGGCTGCGGAGAACGAAAAGGAGAAGCGCCGCATATTCCGGGTGAGCCGGGATTTTTCCGTGATAAGCCCGGTTTCGCCATTTATTTCGGGACTGAACGGCATGGTGGCCGACAAGGCTGGCAACCTCTATTTCGCGGCGTCCAACGAAAGCCCCTTCGAGCCTTCGGGCCGGATACTGAAGGCGGTGCTGGGGAAGGACGAATCCTTCCAGAACCCGGAGGTCTTTCTCGAAGGCGCGGGGCTGGTGAACGGGCTGGCCTTCAGCCCGGATGAGGGCACCCTATATTTCACCGAGACCTTAAGCGGGGTTTTCGCCCTCAACATGGCCACCCGGAAAAAGGAGCAGATATGGAAGCCCTCCGGCTGGCTTCCGGTTGTGGACGACCTTGCCGTGGCCCTGGACGGAACGGTGTGGGTGTGCTACAACTCCAAGGAGGCCCTCCTGCCCATAAGGGACCGCAAGCCCGCCGAAGTTCTGCACCAGGTGCCGGAAATGGGAGCGCCCTCGTCCTGCCGGTTCGGAAAAGGCCCCGGTTTCCGGCCCGACTGCCTCTACGTCACCGAGTTCGGCCTAAAGGGCCGCAGCTTCACCAAAAACGGCAGGGGCGTGTGGATGTTCCCGGTTTCAGCCCAATGA
- a CDS encoding site-specific DNA-methyltransferase, with protein sequence MPETADESVHLVVTSPPYWQLKDYGSPDQIGFADTYSDYINNLNLVWTECERVLAPGCRLCVNIGDQFARAAYYGRYKVIPIRTEIIRFCEAVGLDYMGAVIWHKVTTTNTSGGASIMGSFPYPRNGILKLNYEFILIFKKQGATPPPSEEAKKAAAMTTADWNLFFSGHWTFPGEKSRGHLAAFPEELPRRLVSMFTFPGETVLDPFMGSGTTAAAAAKLGRNSVAYEINPDFIPMIETRIMDSANDLFSEAGVTVIQQDPESGFDPQAAMKHQPYLFSDPLHKPLKKLRGRPKSTFGSKISGDEPDREEYFKVAEILPDRLVLKDGRILRLLGVAPKPGLENDAREFLVKKIGRGKISYKTDPLVPERDGTTPAYVFLANKTFLNAHLIKAGLADACTDAPYRHKARFIKMMENKKP encoded by the coding sequence ATGCCGGAAACCGCCGATGAATCGGTCCACCTTGTGGTGACCTCGCCCCCGTACTGGCAGCTTAAGGACTACGGCTCCCCGGATCAGATCGGTTTCGCGGACACATATTCGGATTACATCAATAATCTCAACCTCGTCTGGACCGAATGCGAAAGGGTGCTGGCCCCCGGCTGCCGCCTGTGCGTGAACATAGGCGACCAGTTCGCCCGGGCCGCCTATTACGGGCGCTACAAGGTGATCCCCATACGCACGGAGATAATCCGATTCTGCGAGGCCGTGGGCCTCGACTACATGGGAGCCGTCATCTGGCACAAGGTCACCACCACCAACACTTCCGGCGGGGCCTCCATCATGGGCTCCTTCCCCTATCCCAGAAACGGGATTCTAAAGCTCAACTACGAGTTCATACTCATCTTCAAGAAGCAGGGGGCCACCCCGCCGCCGTCGGAAGAGGCAAAAAAGGCGGCGGCCATGACCACCGCCGACTGGAACCTCTTTTTTTCCGGGCACTGGACCTTTCCGGGTGAAAAATCACGCGGACATCTCGCCGCCTTTCCCGAAGAGCTTCCACGGCGGCTTGTTTCCATGTTCACCTTTCCGGGGGAAACGGTGCTGGACCCCTTCATGGGATCGGGAACCACGGCGGCTGCGGCGGCGAAACTGGGCCGCAACTCGGTGGCTTACGAGATCAACCCGGACTTCATCCCCATGATCGAAACGAGGATTATGGACTCCGCCAACGACCTTTTTTCCGAGGCAGGCGTCACGGTTATCCAACAGGACCCGGAATCCGGCTTTGACCCCCAAGCGGCCATGAAGCACCAGCCTTATCTTTTTTCCGATCCGCTTCACAAGCCCCTGAAAAAACTCCGGGGACGGCCAAAGTCCACCTTCGGGTCCAAAATTTCAGGGGACGAGCCTGACCGTGAGGAATATTTCAAGGTGGCCGAAATCCTCCCCGACCGGCTGGTGCTAAAAGACGGTCGGATTCTGCGCCTTCTGGGGGTCGCGCCCAAACCGGGCTTGGAAAACGACGCCCGCGAATTTCTGGTTAAAAAGATCGGGCGGGGGAAAATATCCTATAAGACTGACCCCCTGGTTCCCGAACGGGACGGTACGACCCCCGCCTACGTCTTTCTGGCCAACAAGACCTTCCTGAACGCGCACCTCATAAAGGCGGGGCTTGCCGACGCCTGCACCGACGCCCCTTACAGGCATAAGGCCCGCTTCATAAAAATGATGGAGAACAAAAAACCGTGA
- a CDS encoding DHH family phosphoesterase, whose amino-acid sequence MNAAELETDSERLKALAEHIEPAEKVLIVTHDFPDPDCLGASFGLSLLFTDAIGVKEVTIAHGGFVGRAENRAMVRHLGIFLQPLCYCDLSAYDRVVVVDALPGAANISLPPETSVHAVFDHHLGTPPENAGYFYDVRKNAGAVSTVVTGYLAEAGIIIPPLVATGLFYGIKTDTAGLSRDAFDDDVNAYKLLFDLCDHGVLTKIEHPERGAEFFITIHHAASRMQIFGNAAHVFVGAVSTPDYVGEMADFFLCLKDLEWVVTGGVFGETLFYSVRAKTLETAGKAAEKIGVLIGGSGGGHGRIGAGRVDAAGLSDPAGDLKAAFLNVLEIEGQKPMSLLDLK is encoded by the coding sequence GTGAACGCAGCGGAACTTGAAACCGACTCCGAGCGCTTAAAGGCCCTTGCGGAGCATATCGAACCGGCTGAAAAGGTCCTGATCGTGACCCACGACTTCCCGGACCCGGACTGCCTTGGGGCGTCCTTCGGGCTTTCCCTGCTTTTTACCGACGCCATAGGGGTAAAGGAGGTTACCATAGCCCACGGGGGCTTCGTGGGGAGGGCCGAAAACCGGGCCATGGTGAGGCATCTGGGCATCTTCCTCCAGCCCCTGTGCTACTGCGACCTTTCCGCTTACGACCGGGTGGTTGTGGTGGACGCCCTTCCGGGCGCGGCCAACATCTCCCTTCCGCCGGAAACGTCAGTCCACGCGGTTTTCGATCATCACCTGGGAACCCCGCCCGAAAACGCCGGTTACTTTTACGATGTTAGGAAAAACGCGGGCGCGGTTTCAACGGTGGTGACGGGCTACCTTGCGGAGGCTGGCATCATCATCCCCCCCCTTGTGGCCACCGGGCTTTTTTACGGCATAAAGACCGACACGGCGGGGCTCTCAAGGGACGCCTTCGACGACGACGTCAATGCGTACAAGCTCCTGTTCGATCTTTGCGACCACGGGGTACTGACGAAAATCGAACACCCGGAAAGGGGGGCGGAATTTTTCATAACCATCCACCACGCGGCGTCCAGAATGCAGATTTTCGGAAACGCCGCCCACGTCTTTGTGGGCGCGGTCTCCACTCCCGATTACGTGGGGGAGATGGCGGATTTCTTCCTTTGCCTCAAAGACCTGGAATGGGTGGTGACGGGCGGGGTTTTCGGGGAGACGCTTTTTTACTCGGTGAGGGCCAAGACCCTGGAAACCGCAGGTAAGGCGGCTGAAAAGATAGGCGTCCTGATCGGCGGAAGCGGCGGCGGGCACGGACGCATAGGGGCCGGAAGGGTTGACGCGGCGGGCCTTTCCGACCCGGCGGGGGACTTGAAGGCCGCGTTTCTGAATGTCCTTGAGATTGAAGGTCAAAAACCGATGTCCCTCTTGGACCTCAAATAA
- a CDS encoding nitroreductase family protein: MDFLEVAEKRRAVNFFDPAKPISDDLLRKVVETAAKAPSGFNLQPWNLMVLRDSADKARLRKIAWDQPKITDAPVVLIFLADRDGFRKGHPTFERDFSEMVATGLPKEKYDWFVGAVDSLYGTSELFSLAFGVKNTAFFAMALMYAAKNFGLDTHPMDGFDHDAVKKEFKVPDRFWIPLIMAVGYFDETKTLNAPKWRKGYDDIVVSF; encoded by the coding sequence ATGGACTTTCTGGAAGTGGCGGAAAAACGCAGGGCGGTGAATTTTTTCGATCCGGCCAAACCCATCTCCGACGATCTTCTTCGGAAGGTGGTGGAAACGGCGGCCAAGGCCCCCTCAGGCTTCAATCTCCAGCCCTGGAACCTTATGGTTCTGCGCGATTCCGCAGACAAGGCGAGGCTTCGGAAGATCGCCTGGGACCAGCCCAAGATCACCGACGCGCCTGTGGTTCTCATCTTTCTGGCCGACCGGGACGGATTCAGAAAGGGGCATCCCACATTCGAGCGGGATTTTTCCGAGATGGTTGCAACCGGGCTTCCCAAGGAGAAATATGACTGGTTCGTGGGCGCGGTGGACTCCCTCTACGGCACGAGCGAGCTTTTTTCGCTGGCCTTCGGAGTCAAGAACACGGCTTTTTTCGCAATGGCCCTCATGTACGCGGCCAAGAACTTCGGCCTTGACACCCACCCCATGGACGGCTTCGACCACGACGCGGTGAAAAAGGAGTTCAAGGTCCCGGACCGCTTCTGGATTCCGCTCATCATGGCCGTGGGCTATTTCGACGAAACAAAAACCTTAAACGCCCCCAAGTGGCGCAAGGGCTACGACGACATCGTGGTGAGCTTCTGA
- a CDS encoding phosphotransferase has protein sequence MKAMILAAGLGTRLLPLTETTPKPLFPVAGEPVLGRMIRASARAGCDGVVVNLHHLHEKIEAYLAENDFGIKVRAVYEPVLLDTGGGIKNVRDFFGSDPFLVVNADIVTDIDLKAVADFHRSHGGAATLVLHDYPKFNSVVVEGGRITGFKRKPVPPDEKLLAFTGIQAVSPAIFDFIPDGIPYSSITAYEAMIEAGLTVRAMTLDRPFWHDMGSFEGYERAALETGAVAAFGKRGISAGGRDLSVTALCGDGGDRRWFRVEAHGKSLVAAAHGLRQGPSVNEADAFFSIGTHLKKTGAPVPEIAFYEPFTGHVYVEDLGDLNLMEAAREGGAREALYRKVVENLAKMAVRGADGFDTAWTFQTPRYDADLIMDREAGYFLDAFVNGLRGKGVDPSDFLPELRPLAEEATSGEPSFFLHRDMQSRNIMVKGGQPFFIDFQSGRLGPAQYDLASLLIDPYANLSPGFQASLLDSYLGHFSHLTRVDPEDFLHRYWLCAFFRNLQALGAFAFLSQVKKKPGFSEHIPLALESLKKRKSVLSRTPRFAALVASL, from the coding sequence ATGAAAGCCATGATCCTGGCGGCGGGCCTTGGAACCAGGCTCCTGCCCTTAACCGAAACCACGCCCAAGCCGCTTTTCCCGGTGGCAGGAGAGCCCGTGCTGGGCCGCATGATACGGGCCTCTGCAAGGGCGGGCTGCGACGGCGTGGTGGTGAACCTTCATCATCTTCACGAAAAGATCGAGGCCTACCTCGCCGAAAACGACTTCGGGATCAAGGTTCGGGCGGTTTACGAGCCGGTGCTCCTGGACACCGGCGGCGGCATCAAAAACGTGCGGGACTTCTTCGGAAGCGATCCCTTTCTTGTGGTGAACGCCGACATCGTGACGGACATCGATTTGAAGGCGGTGGCGGATTTCCACCGCTCCCACGGGGGGGCCGCAACCCTGGTCCTGCACGATTACCCGAAATTCAACAGCGTGGTGGTTGAAGGTGGCAGGATCACGGGTTTCAAGCGCAAGCCGGTTCCCCCGGATGAAAAACTCCTGGCCTTCACCGGCATCCAGGCCGTCTCCCCGGCCATTTTCGATTTCATCCCCGATGGCATCCCGTATAGTTCCATCACGGCCTACGAGGCCATGATAGAGGCGGGGCTGACGGTTCGGGCCATGACCCTCGACCGGCCCTTCTGGCACGACATGGGGAGTTTTGAGGGCTACGAGCGCGCGGCCCTCGAAACCGGGGCCGTGGCCGCCTTCGGCAAAAGGGGAATAAGCGCCGGGGGCCGGGACCTTTCGGTGACCGCCCTTTGCGGGGACGGTGGCGACAGGCGCTGGTTCCGGGTGGAGGCGCACGGAAAAAGCCTGGTGGCGGCAGCCCACGGCCTCAGGCAGGGGCCTTCCGTCAACGAGGCCGACGCTTTTTTCAGCATAGGGACCCATCTGAAAAAAACCGGCGCTCCGGTTCCCGAAATCGCCTTTTACGAGCCCTTCACCGGCCACGTCTACGTGGAGGATCTGGGCGACCTGAATTTGATGGAAGCGGCCAGGGAGGGCGGGGCGCGGGAGGCCCTTTACCGGAAGGTTGTGGAAAATCTCGCAAAAATGGCCGTGCGGGGGGCTGACGGCTTCGACACGGCCTGGACCTTCCAGACGCCGCGCTACGACGCGGACCTCATCATGGACCGGGAGGCCGGGTATTTTCTGGACGCCTTCGTGAACGGCCTTAGGGGCAAGGGCGTCGATCCTTCGGATTTTCTGCCCGAACTGCGCCCCCTGGCCGAGGAAGCCACGAGCGGCGAGCCCTCCTTTTTTCTCCACAGGGACATGCAAAGCCGCAACATCATGGTGAAAGGCGGCCAGCCCTTTTTCATAGATTTTCAGTCAGGTCGGCTTGGCCCCGCCCAGTACGATCTCGCAAGCCTTCTCATAGACCCCTACGCGAATCTTTCGCCCGGCTTCCAGGCGAGCCTTCTTGACTCCTACCTCGGCCATTTCTCGCACCTCACTCGAGTTGACCCGGAGGACTTCCTTCACCGCTACTGGCTTTGCGCCTTTTTCCGCAACCTCCAGGCCCTTGGGGCCTTCGCGTTCCTGTCGCAGGTGAAGAAAAAACCGGGCTTTTCCGAGCACATTCCCCTGGCCCTGGAATCCCTCAAGAAAAGAAAATCCGTCCTCTCCCGCACCCCCCGGTTCGCGGCGCTGGTGGCCTCCCTTTGA
- a CDS encoding PaaI family thioesterase: MTLSEERKRFLANDFSRGFIAFCGFTAQKVDEGAFSSHLLVRADHRQQDSFVHAGVMAAMADHTAGYAAYTVTDEDYRVLTIEFKINFFRPAAGSELRCEAKVVRRGRLIVVAESVVFDPVFGPEKPAAKATVTMMPVPNENLMK, encoded by the coding sequence ATGACACTATCCGAAGAGCGGAAACGCTTTTTGGCGAATGATTTTTCGCGGGGCTTCATCGCCTTCTGCGGTTTTACGGCCCAAAAGGTGGACGAGGGGGCCTTTTCCTCGCATCTTCTGGTACGCGCAGACCACCGCCAGCAGGACAGCTTCGTGCACGCCGGGGTAATGGCCGCCATGGCCGACCACACGGCGGGCTACGCAGCCTATACCGTGACCGACGAGGATTACCGCGTCTTAACCATCGAGTTCAAGATCAATTTCTTCCGCCCGGCGGCGGGAAGCGAGCTTAGGTGCGAGGCCAAGGTGGTCCGAAGGGGAAGGTTGATCGTGGTAGCGGAGTCCGTTGTGTTCGACCCGGTTTTCGGCCCGGAAAAGCCCGCAGCGAAAGCAACTGTAACCATGATGCCGGTGCCCAACGAAAATTTAATGAAATAA
- the sfsA gene encoding DNA/RNA nuclease SfsA has product MALPPLIPGTLVRRYKRFLADVELSDGSTVTAHCPNSGRMTACCEPGRPVYLSVSDNPRRRLAHTWEIILMPQSPVGVNTLLPNRLVARGIRDGAIPGFSGYDTIKPEPRLEGGSRLDLLLEGPGKPGCYVEIKNSTLVEGGKALFPDAPTTRGAKHMRLLADLAGKGFRAVIFILVQRQDAETFSPADSIDPAWGAEVRAAVASGVELLAWDVRITTDRISLNRPVPVIL; this is encoded by the coding sequence ATCGCCCTGCCGCCGCTGATTCCCGGCACCCTCGTCCGGCGTTACAAGCGTTTCCTGGCCGATGTTGAGCTTTCCGACGGAAGCACAGTCACCGCCCACTGCCCCAACTCCGGCAGGATGACCGCCTGCTGCGAGCCGGGACGGCCGGTGTATCTGTCGGTTTCCGATAACCCCAGAAGAAGGCTTGCCCACACCTGGGAGATCATTCTCATGCCCCAAAGCCCGGTGGGCGTCAACACTCTTCTTCCGAACAGGCTGGTGGCAAGGGGGATTAGGGACGGCGCGATTCCGGGTTTTTCGGGCTACGATACGATAAAGCCGGAACCGCGCCTTGAAGGTGGCTCCCGCCTGGACCTTCTGCTTGAAGGCCCCGGAAAGCCCGGCTGCTACGTGGAGATCAAAAACTCAACCCTGGTGGAAGGAGGAAAGGCACTCTTCCCGGATGCACCCACCACGCGCGGGGCAAAGCACATGCGGCTTCTTGCCGACCTTGCCGGAAAAGGCTTCCGGGCCGTGATCTTCATTCTTGTGCAGCGGCAGGACGCGGAAACGTTCTCACCGGCGGACTCCATAGACCCGGCCTGGGGCGCGGAAGTCCGGGCCGCCGTTGCTTCCGGCGTGGAGCTTCTCGCCTGGGACGTTCGCATCACGACGGATAGAATCAGCCTGAACCGCCCTGTGCCGGTGATCCTCTAA
- a CDS encoding DUF1499 domain-containing protein — protein MKHFWYLLPLLGMFFLGCASGSSGSGAAGGRLAACPNSPNCVSSEAADARHKVEPFRFNKDAKEALDRLAEIISGMKGGKIVERRDDYIHAVFSSGVFKFKDDVEFLADPEKGIIHVRSAARMGYSDFGVNRKRVEKMRNMFEGR, from the coding sequence ATGAAACATTTCTGGTATTTGCTTCCCCTTCTTGGCATGTTTTTTCTGGGATGCGCGTCAGGCTCCAGCGGGAGCGGCGCTGCGGGCGGACGCCTTGCCGCCTGCCCCAACTCCCCCAACTGCGTTTCGAGCGAGGCCGCCGATGCAAGGCACAAGGTGGAGCCTTTCCGGTTCAACAAGGACGCAAAAGAGGCCCTGGACCGCCTGGCCGAAATAATTTCCGGCATGAAGGGCGGCAAAATCGTTGAGCGCCGGGATGATTACATCCACGCGGTGTTTTCGTCGGGGGTTTTCAAATTCAAGGACGACGTCGAATTTCTGGCCGACCCGGAAAAAGGCATTATCCACGTGAGATCGGCGGCCCGGATGGGATACTCGGATTTCGGGGTGAACCGGAAGAGGGTGGAGAAGATGAGGAATATGTTTGAGGGGCGGTAG
- a CDS encoding FMN-binding glutamate synthase family protein has translation MSLSVANSSETLGTKNRSRDVVPQSGLCSRCMDGCKGNCDMFKATFRGRELLYPGPFGEITAGCDKDYPVDYTHLNIAGYALGAEGAYPDPDSATFPAVSTECSFGVKDKVKMKVPMFTGALGSTEIARKNWEHFAIGAAISGITLVCGENVCGIDPKLEFDKNGKVKNSPDMKRRVEEYRRFHQGYGDILVQMNVEDTRLGVAEYVIDKLGVETIELKWGQGAKCIGGEIKVGQLERALELKKRGYIVTPDPSLPANQAAFKAGAIKEFERHSRLGFVDQAGFMAEVQRLRNLGAKRVTLKTGAYPMRELAMAIRWSSDARLDLLTIDGASGGTGMSPWRMMQEWGVPSLYIHSMAYELCARLAAAGRWVPDIAFAGGFSSEDHIFKALALGAPYCKAVCMGRALMIPGMVGKNIGLWLKGEDGGLPPTVNKFGTTKEEIFVCYEDLKEKFGKDIEKFPLGAVGIYSASEKLRVGLQQLMAGARKWRPELITRRDVFALTEEAAKVTGLDYVMDAYREEALAIIDAK, from the coding sequence ATGAGCCTTTCCGTGGCAAACTCCAGCGAAACCCTTGGAACCAAGAACCGCTCCCGCGACGTCGTTCCCCAGTCCGGCCTCTGCAGCCGCTGCATGGACGGCTGCAAGGGCAACTGCGACATGTTCAAGGCGACATTCCGTGGCCGCGAGCTTCTCTATCCCGGCCCCTTCGGCGAGATAACCGCAGGCTGCGACAAGGACTACCCGGTGGACTACACCCACCTGAATATCGCCGGTTACGCCCTGGGCGCTGAAGGCGCTTATCCCGACCCGGACAGCGCAACCTTCCCCGCCGTCTCCACCGAGTGCTCCTTCGGCGTGAAGGACAAGGTGAAGATGAAGGTGCCCATGTTCACCGGGGCTCTCGGCTCCACCGAAATCGCACGCAAGAACTGGGAGCATTTCGCCATCGGCGCGGCCATCTCCGGCATCACCCTGGTCTGCGGCGAAAACGTGTGCGGCATTGATCCCAAACTTGAGTTCGACAAAAACGGCAAGGTGAAAAACTCGCCGGACATGAAGCGCCGGGTTGAGGAATACCGCCGCTTTCACCAGGGCTACGGCGACATCCTGGTCCAGATGAACGTGGAAGACACCCGGCTGGGCGTCGCGGAATACGTCATCGACAAACTGGGCGTCGAGACCATTGAACTCAAGTGGGGCCAGGGCGCAAAGTGCATCGGCGGCGAAATCAAGGTGGGCCAGCTTGAGCGCGCCCTTGAGCTCAAGAAACGCGGCTACATCGTAACCCCCGATCCCAGCCTTCCCGCCAACCAGGCCGCTTTCAAGGCAGGAGCCATCAAGGAATTCGAGCGCCACAGCCGCCTGGGTTTCGTTGACCAGGCCGGTTTCATGGCCGAAGTACAGCGCCTCAGGAACCTTGGAGCCAAGCGCGTGACCTTGAAGACCGGCGCTTACCCCATGCGGGAACTGGCCATGGCCATCCGCTGGTCCTCGGACGCCCGCCTCGACCTTCTCACCATCGACGGCGCTTCGGGCGGCACGGGCATGAGCCCCTGGCGGATGATGCAGGAATGGGGCGTTCCCTCCCTGTATATCCATTCAATGGCCTACGAGCTCTGCGCACGCCTTGCCGCCGCCGGACGCTGGGTGCCGGACATCGCCTTTGCGGGCGGCTTCTCCTCCGAGGACCACATCTTCAAGGCCCTGGCCCTTGGCGCTCCCTACTGCAAGGCCGTGTGCATGGGCCGCGCGCTGATGATCCCCGGCATGGTTGGAAAGAACATCGGCCTGTGGCTCAAGGGCGAGGACGGCGGGCTTCCCCCCACTGTCAACAAATTCGGAACCACCAAGGAAGAAATCTTCGTGTGCTACGAAGACCTTAAGGAAAAATTCGGCAAGGACATCGAGAAGTTCCCCCTTGGCGCGGTTGGTATCTACTCCGCCTCCGAAAAGCTCCGCGTGGGACTCCAGCAGCTCATGGCGGGCGCTCGCAAATGGCGTCCCGAACTCATCACCCGCCGCGACGTCTTCGCTCTCACCGAGGAAGCCGCCAAGGTCACGGGTCTTGACTACGTGATGGATGCGTACCGCGAAGAGGCCCTGGCGATAATAGACGCCAAATAG
- a CDS encoding cupin domain-containing protein, protein MQSAGDLIERLGLIRHPEGGWFRETYRAAEETPGPALPERFVGSRSFSTAIYFLLEKGDISALHRIKSDELWHFYAGSAVLIHVISQDGGYIALRLGPDPAAGDSFQLVVPAGSWFGAEVMGGAFALVGCTVAPGFDFADFEMADRRALTELYPGHSETIRRLTRG, encoded by the coding sequence ATGCAAAGCGCAGGGGATCTGATTGAAAGGCTCGGACTTATTCGCCACCCCGAAGGCGGATGGTTCCGGGAGACCTACCGCGCAGCGGAAGAAACGCCCGGCCCGGCGCTCCCCGAAAGGTTCGTCGGTAGCCGCTCTTTTTCAACAGCCATTTATTTTCTGCTGGAAAAGGGCGACATCTCGGCCCTTCACCGAATAAAATCAGATGAGCTCTGGCATTTTTACGCGGGGTCAGCGGTCCTCATCCACGTCATATCACAAGACGGCGGCTATATAGCCCTGCGCCTTGGCCCGGACCCGGCTGCGGGGGACAGCTTTCAGCTCGTCGTACCGGCGGGCTCCTGGTTCGGAGCGGAAGTGATGGGCGGCGCTTTCGCCCTTGTGGGCTGCACCGTGGCCCCCGGATTCGACTTCGCCGATTTCGAAATGGCCGACAGAAGGGCGCTTACGGAGCTTTATCCAGGGCATTCGGAGACCATAAGGCGGCTGACGCGGGGATGA